CCTCCTTGACGCGCACGTCGCAGAGGGAATCCAGCCGCTGCGCGAACGAGGTCGTAAATTGCGCCGGCATGTGCTGCACCACCAGGATGCCCGGGCTGTTGGGCGGAAAACAGGTCAGCACCCGCCGCAGGGCCTCGGTCCCCCCGGTGGAGGCGCCGATGGCGATGATCTTGTTGGTGGTGGCGGCCAGGGCCCGGGCGCCGAAGGCGGCCTTGGGCAACGGCGTCTCGGGCGGGCTGTCGGCCTTGCGGGCGGCCACCCGGACCCGCGCCACAGCCCGGATCTTGTCGGCCAGCTGCAGGCACATATCACCCACCGAGTAGGACGCCGAGGGCTTGGCGATCACCTCCAGCGCCCCGCAGGCGAGGGCCTCCAGGGCAAGCTTGCTGTTGCGCTGGGTCAGGGAGCTGACGACGATCACCGGCAGCGGATAGTAGCGCATCAGCTTTTTCAGAAACGTGATCCCGTCCATACGGGGCATTTCCACATCCAGGGTCACCACGTCCGGTTTGAGCTGGAGAATTTTGTCCCGCGCCACATACGGGTCCGGGGCGGTGCCGACCACCTCGATGCCCGGTTCGCGCGACAACTCATCCAGAAACACCTTGCGCACCAACGCGGAGTCGTCGACCACCAGAACGCGAATTTTTTTTTCCATCAGGTCTGCTGTTTCCCGTTGAGGGTTCACCCGCCCGGAAAATACCCCCCCGCCGAGGATCGCGGCCGGGGGCCGATCCTCCCCGCAAGGGTGCCGATTTTCAATTGGTTTGCAAAATCGCCAGGGCAAGACGGCCCTGGATGGTATCCACCAGGAGGAAATGAGCCTTCCCGCCGGATTCGTCCAGGGCCTGTGCGACCGCCTCGGCGGACACCCGCTCGGGAATTCCCAGATCGTAGACATGATCGGGGTTGTAGGTGCTGAAGGTGTTGCCGGCCACCATGTTGAGGATCTCCTTGATCATGGCGCTCAGATGGCGCTCCTCGATTTGTTCCCGCTCCAGGCTCAGGAAGCTCTCGGTCATGGCGTAGAGCAGCGCCTCCGGGATCAGGATGAAAAACCGACCGCCGAAGGGCCCGCTGAAATCAACCCGCCCCCCGACAACCCGGTCTTTGAGGGAGCCGAAATACGCGGTCGGTGTCTCCTCCGCCCCAACTTCAGTGGACATGAAAAACATGGTCTCCAGCACGTATCCGGTGGCAGCCGACATGGCCGCTTTAATGCCGTCTTTCATCTTGCATTTTCCTTTGCCTCGGCGGCGGTCGAAGCGTTGGGAGGTGGTCGGGGGCGCAGCCGGGGACCGGGATCGCCTACACCGCCTGCAGCAGCTGCTCGACCTGCCCCAGACTGGCGCCGAAGTCGGCGATGATTTCCTGGAGATCGATGTCCCGGATGTTCATTTGCGCCAGCACCCCGTCGTAAAAACGGTACGCCAGCCCGTCCACACCCCCGCCGATTCCGATCATCATGCAGACCGTATCGGCCAGATAGACGATGGCGGTGGCCTGGTCCGCTCGCGCCGAGGGCTCGGCCAGGTGGTGGTTGGCGATGATGCTGACCAGCCGGTCGCTGAACTGCCACTTACGCGCCACCAGCCCGCTCAGTTCGGCGTGGTCCACCCCGATCACCATTTTCTCGGCTTCCCGGAAGCTGTAGCCGCTGTCCACCACGAGGTGGTTGATTTGCTGGATCGACCCGGCGACGAAGCGGTCCAGAATCACCTTGCCGATGTCTTTCAGCAGGGCCGCGGTAAAGACCAGGTGCTTGCAGGCGCCGTTGGTCTTGCCGGCCAGGGCCTTGGCGATCAGGGCCGATGCGACGGCCTGCCGCCAGAGCTCGCCTTCATGCAGCCCGTAGCCCATCTGGGGACGGGTAAGGTTGGCGGCGCTGCTTTTGAGCAGCACGATATCCACGATCTTGTCCAGCCCCAGCAGGTTGATGGCGTCGTGAACCGAATCCACCCGCCGCGGCAATCCGAAATAGGCCGCATTGCAGGTCTTCAATACTGTCGTGGTGAGGGACGGGTCGAACAACACCAGCTCGGCCACGCCGGCCATGGAGGCCTTGGGGTCTTCCACCAGGGTCAGGATCTGGCTCGCCACCCGGGGCATCGGGGTCAGCTCGGAGATGCCATCGATCAGTTCCCTGGCTCGACTCATACCTTGATCTCCCCCCGGCCCGAAATCTTGATGAACGTTTCCCCGGTTTGGAGGTTGAGCCGCACCGTGCGGTTGACGTTGCCGCCCACGTCCTCGTGGTCGATCAGGACGTTGTTTTTCCAGAAAATCTTGCGCAGGGCCATGTGGTTGCGCTTGCCGATGTTGAAAAAACCCTTTTGATCGAGAATCTGGGCCCCGCCGGCAACGATGATTTTCATCCGTTGGCGTTTGGCGCCCAGTTTGTAGGTCTCCTTGAAAAAGGTCGGGATGCCGGTGTCGGCGAACATGAAGGGGTTTTTTTGGGCCTTGGTCTTGTCCAGGCTCGAATCGGGCAGCATGTAGTGGAGAATCCCCCCGACCTTGACCACCGGATCGTAGATGCTGACCCCGATGCACGAACCCAGGGAGTAGGTCACCACGACGGCGTCCGCCGCGCCGCTGACCTTCATGTCCGAAACCCCGACGATGATGTTCACGCCCTCACCTCTTGCATCCGGGTTGCGCCCGGGCGGCCGGCCGCTTGCGGGCCGCTACTGCAGGGCGATATCATAGAGACCCGCAATATCAACAATCAGCCCCACCCTGCCGTCCCCCATGATCGCCCCGCCGGCCAGGCCCTTGACATTTTTGAGATAGCCGCCGAGATTTTTGATGACCACCTCCTCTTTGCCCACCAGTTCGTCCAGCAAGAGCGCTTTCTGCTCGTTTTTGTGCTCCACCGCCACCACCAGCCCCTCCCAGGGGTGGCGGGCTTCGCTTTCCACGTGGAAAACCTCCCCCAACCGGATCAGAGGCATCAAGTGACCGCGGGACATGATGAGCTCGCCCTTGCCTTCGACCGTGAAGCAGTCCTCCTTCTTGGGGCGGAAAGACTCCACAATTGCCATGGTCGGCAGGATGTACCGTTCCCGGCCCACCCGCACCACCATCCCGTCGATGATCGCCAGCGTCAGCGGCAGGCTGATCACAACGGTGGTGCCCCGGCCCGCCTGGGACCGGACCTCCACGTGGCCGCGCAGTTTTTCGATTCCTTTTTTGACCACATCCATCCCCACCCCGCGGCCGGACACGGCGGTGACGGCCTTGGCGGTGGAAAAACCCGGATGAAAGATGAGGTCGAAAATCTCGGGCTGGCTCAGTTTGGCATCGGGGGGGATCAGGTTGAGGCTCAGGGCCTTTTTTAAAATCCGCCTGGTGTCCAGACCGCGCCCGTCGTCTGAGATTTCGATGAGGATGCTGCCGCCCTGGTGATAGGCCCTGAGTTCGATCAGGCCGGTGTCATCCTTGCCCGCGGCGCGCCGCTCCTCCGGGGTTTCCAGCCCGTGGTCGGCTGCGTTGCGAATCATGTGCACCAGGGGTTCGTAGAGTTCATCGACCACATTGCGGTCGATCTCGGTGTCCTCGCCCGACATCTTGAGATCGACTTTTTTGCCGGAAGCCCGCGACAGGTCGCGCACCAGCCGCACCATCTTCTGAAAGGTGCTCCTGATGGGTACCATGCGCATGGACATGGAGATCTTCTGCAGCCCGGAGACGATCTGTGAGAGCTGGTTGAGGTTTTTGTCGAAGGCGTGGTCGCTCAGCCCGAGATGCTGGTAGTTCTGCCGCAGCATGGATTGGGAGATGACCAGCTCCCCGGTGAGGTCGACGAGGTTGTCCAGCTTGTGGGTGTCGACCTTGACCTGCAGTTCCACCACCCGTTTGTCCTCTTTCTGCTGCCGAAGGGCGCAGATAACCTCCTGGGGCCCCACCACGCGCTCATCCATCAGAATTTCGCCGAGCTTCTTTTGGGGGTTTTGCTTCTGTTTTTCCAGCCCCTGCTGGACATCGGTCCTCTTGACAGCCCCGCTGGCCAGCAGGATTTCCCCGATCGGCTGGGCATTTCCGCTGGAGGCCTGTGCATTGAGACCTTCGATGCGGACGATCAGGGGGTCCACATCAAGCCCTCCCTCCAGGTCGCTTTCGCCGCCGCAGAGATTGTCCTTGACGTTGCCGATGAGCTTTTTGAGGGTGTCGACGGATTCCAGGATGGTGTCGATGATGGCGTCGCTGATGACGAAATCACCCTTGCGGGCGCTGTCCAGCAGGTTCTCGGTGCTGTGGGCGAGGCGGTTGATGGTCTGCAGGTTGAGAAAACCGGAAACCCCTTTGATGGTGTGAAACGGTCTGAAAATCGCATTGATGGTGTCGCTGTCTTCAGGGTCCTGCTCCAGCGCCATCAGGCTGAGTTCGATGGCATCGAGGTTTTCCATGGACTCCACCGCAAAATCGGCGAGAATCTGAAGGTCCTCGGGACTCAAACGGCTTTTGCCGGGCTCCGGACAGACCGCCTCGGCCGGGGACGCTTGAGACTCGCCGGCTTCGGGGGCTCCCAGGAGCGCCAGAGCCTCGGACGGGTCGATTTCCTGGGGGGTGTCACTGACCAGCGACCGGAAATGGGCCTGGAGCGCACACACGCCTTTTTCCAAGGGCGCCATTTCAGCCGTCTCGCACAGGATCAGCCTTTCACAGTAGCCCTTCAAGCCGGCGGTAATCTGCGGAAAGATCGGATCTTGCAGCCCCGCGGTCTTTTCCTCCAGCCGGGCGAGGTCGTTTAACAGGACCCCCATTGCCGGGATGTCCTCGGGTTCAAGGGTCACCACCTGCAGTGAGATGTTCTCGAGGGAGGCGTTGATGGTATTGAAAAGGTCTTGTTCCATCGTGTCTTTTCGGGAACCGGAGATGATTACCCCGTGGAGAAAAGGAAAAGGGGCGGCGGGTTGCCCCCTCAAAGGCGGTTGCGGGCCAGGCGCTCCAGACTGCTTCGCAGCACCTGGGCCGCTTCGGCCACCCCATCGAAACTGCCCCGGCGGGTAACGTCCTCGATGTAGCGGGCGGTGTCGGAAAACTCTACCAGACCGATATTGCCGGCCGCCCCCTTGAGGGAGTGGGCGGCAAACCTGCCTTGGGCGCAATCGCCAGCCGCGATCGCGGCAGCCAGCTTTTCCAGGTCGTCCCGGCTGGTGTCCAGGAACAGGTCGAGCAGTTCCAGATAATCCTTTTCATCCAGGCCCAGGTCCTCGGCGATGACGCTGATGTCCATGCGGTCTCCTTCCAGATCGTATTGCGATGCTGCCAGAAACGTTCTGTGGTTTTATCGACCCGGCCAAATCTTTCCTTAAGACGCGCCCGCTGCGGCCTTGACGGCCGGTGAGAGGGCCCCGCAGCCGGGTTTCGGGGCCCCATCGCCCGAAGGCAACCCAGGGCGGATGGATTCGTCGCCACGCCTTTTGGCGGCAGCGGGCGACGGGACCGGGCCGGCCCGCCTCAAACGTGACGGTTCCGCAAAAAGTCCAATCTCTGCGTTGGACTGCTTCCCGATGTCGCTGCGGCCTACAGAAGTAGGCCTCACGCCGCTGAGATTTGCGCGCCGTAGCGTGAATTTTTTTTCGAAACCGCCTGGCTTTTGACTTTTTAACGGCTCATCAAAAGTGATACCTGGTGAGGAATAGACTTGATTTTTTGGGGTGGATGACGCAGATATGGCCTCCCGCGGCAGCGGTCGGAAGCGGCGGGGCCATTTTGACACGCCAAGGAAAGCCCCCGATGACAGGGCAGGAGATGTGATGGCAGAAGCGATCGACGCTGAAGGAACGGCTTTTTCTCAAAAAATGATCGCCATCCTCAACGGTGCTGCGCTCAATCTGGCCGTGGCGATCGGCTACCGCA
The genomic region above belongs to Desulfobacteraceae bacterium and contains:
- a CDS encoding chemotaxis response regulator protein-glutamate methylesterase: MEKKIRVLVVDDSALVRKVFLDELSREPGIEVVGTAPDPYVARDKILQLKPDVVTLDVEMPRMDGITFLKKLMRYYPLPVIVVSSLTQRNSKLALEALACGALEVIAKPSASYSVGDMCLQLADKIRAVARVRVAARKADSPPETPLPKAAFGARALAATTNKIIAIGASTGGTEALRRVLTCFPPNSPGILVVQHMPAQFTTSFAQRLDSLCDVRVKEAQDGDSVVNGQVLIAPGNYHMLLKRSGARYYVQVKQGPLVHHQRPSVDVLFKSVGDYAGANALGIILTGMGADGADGLLRMKQAGARTIAQDEKSCVVFGMPREAIKAGAVERVVDIADVAQTALNMIA
- a CDS encoding chemotaxis protein CheX encodes the protein MKDGIKAAMSAATGYVLETMFFMSTEVGAEETPTAYFGSLKDRVVGGRVDFSGPFGGRFFILIPEALLYAMTESFLSLEREQIEERHLSAMIKEILNMVAGNTFSTYNPDHVYDLGIPERVSAEAVAQALDESGGKAHFLLVDTIQGRLALAILQTN
- a CDS encoding HDOD domain-containing protein, which produces MSRARELIDGISELTPMPRVASQILTLVEDPKASMAGVAELVLFDPSLTTTVLKTCNAAYFGLPRRVDSVHDAINLLGLDKIVDIVLLKSSAANLTRPQMGYGLHEGELWRQAVASALIAKALAGKTNGACKHLVFTAALLKDIGKVILDRFVAGSIQQINHLVVDSGYSFREAEKMVIGVDHAELSGLVARKWQFSDRLVSIIANHHLAEPSARADQATAIVYLADTVCMMIGIGGGVDGLAYRFYDGVLAQMNIRDIDLQEIIADFGASLGQVEQLLQAV
- a CDS encoding chemotaxis protein CheD is translated as MNIIVGVSDMKVSGAADAVVVTYSLGSCIGVSIYDPVVKVGGILHYMLPDSSLDKTKAQKNPFMFADTGIPTFFKETYKLGAKRQRMKIIVAGGAQILDQKGFFNIGKRNHMALRKIFWKNNVLIDHEDVGGNVNRTVRLNLQTGETFIKISGRGEIKV
- a CDS encoding chemotaxis protein CheA; its protein translation is MEQDLFNTINASLENISLQVVTLEPEDIPAMGVLLNDLARLEEKTAGLQDPIFPQITAGLKGYCERLILCETAEMAPLEKGVCALQAHFRSLVSDTPQEIDPSEALALLGAPEAGESQASPAEAVCPEPGKSRLSPEDLQILADFAVESMENLDAIELSLMALEQDPEDSDTINAIFRPFHTIKGVSGFLNLQTINRLAHSTENLLDSARKGDFVISDAIIDTILESVDTLKKLIGNVKDNLCGGESDLEGGLDVDPLIVRIEGLNAQASSGNAQPIGEILLASGAVKRTDVQQGLEKQKQNPQKKLGEILMDERVVGPQEVICALRQQKEDKRVVELQVKVDTHKLDNLVDLTGELVISQSMLRQNYQHLGLSDHAFDKNLNQLSQIVSGLQKISMSMRMVPIRSTFQKMVRLVRDLSRASGKKVDLKMSGEDTEIDRNVVDELYEPLVHMIRNAADHGLETPEERRAAGKDDTGLIELRAYHQGGSILIEISDDGRGLDTRRILKKALSLNLIPPDAKLSQPEIFDLIFHPGFSTAKAVTAVSGRGVGMDVVKKGIEKLRGHVEVRSQAGRGTTVVISLPLTLAIIDGMVVRVGRERYILPTMAIVESFRPKKEDCFTVEGKGELIMSRGHLMPLIRLGEVFHVESEARHPWEGLVVAVEHKNEQKALLLDELVGKEEVVIKNLGGYLKNVKGLAGGAIMGDGRVGLIVDIAGLYDIALQ
- a CDS encoding Hpt domain-containing protein, with the protein product MDISVIAEDLGLDEKDYLELLDLFLDTSRDDLEKLAAAIAAGDCAQGRFAAHSLKGAAGNIGLVEFSDTARYIEDVTRRGSFDGVAEAAQVLRSSLERLARNRL